GCATttcaacgtttttttttttaacggaCCTCACTAAAACTCAAACCCTGGTTACAGCCCTTGACAGAAAGGGGTGGGAAGCGGTTCAAAAGTGTTTCGCGAGGAATTCAAAGGCCAAAGTAAGTAGCTAAGAAAATATGTTGATGAAAGTTCACTTATTGAGTATCTGGGGGAAAATAAATTCTCAATTGAAAACAATACATGGCGTCCACAGAGTTTGAATTCCACACACAAATCTCAAGGCCTTTCAGACAAAGTACTCACTTTTAGCCAGAGGCTTCCTCACTTTAATGCAAAGCTCTTTAGGTAATCTGCTCCAGTCTGAAACAGAACCATAGAAAAAGAGAAACGTGTTAACACAGAAAAATACACATCACAAAAAACACACCATAATGAATCTTATTCACAGTATAAGGAATAATGACACCACAGCACAAGATAAAAAAATCTGACAAATTCAGACCAGAAAATGGACTTGTCTGGCACCATCTGCCGGACATATACCAACACTGCATCAAAAGAAAACACCAGAAAAAGGACAGACTCAGCCTGGCTAGGTGTTGCCGCTGAAGACTACAAGCAGCAGGAAAGTGGTACAGAGAACTAAATAGTTAATGAAAGAGACAACTGTTCTGTGATCAGTTGGGTGCAGATTCTAACCTCCAGTATTTCCACAAACCAGCCCATCATTACTCACCTGGGCTCCACTCGATGGCACTGTCCTTGGGCTCTCCACTCTGGTACTTATCAGAGTAGCGatcaacatctacaatggaaacAACAGCATAATTACAACTAACAACGTCCTATTCATATAACACCAGCAAAGGAAAACAAGTATGACACTCCATTACAAAACCTTCTATACCATTTGTCTGACATACATTAACATCCATCATAACTGGGTACTTTTACATGCATTCAATAACCCGATTATATTGTGAATACTTTGACAATATAATAGATTGATTTAAACATTTACATGCTTTGCCCTTACAATCCGGTTTACATGGACAGCTGATCAATTGGCTACCTAAAGGGACTTGACACAACAAAAACTTGCAATTTTCTTTAAAAGTTTACAAATAACATTAACCATATGACTTTGGAACTTAGCTCAATCACGGTTAATAACATTCTACGATTTCTCCACCCCTTAAAATGAGACTCGGCAATATGACATTGCAACGAGCAGCACCACAGATGTTGCAGATGAGCACGATGCAAGACAATGCACTCACCGAGTATCATAGAGTAGCTGTGCATGTGAAATTCAATAGCTATAACGTGATAGCTATGGGACCAAAATGGCAGAGCCTCACGCTTCAATGCCCTTACTTGTTCGCGGAAATTGCCCTGATATTGCCGTTTACTTTGTGCATCGCTAACTCTGCCTTCAATCCTGTGTGTGCTGGCTTACCTCTTTTGGGAGCGGCCCGTCTGATGTAGAAGGGCAGGGTCTTGTTGGCGGCCCTCAGCTCCTGTTTCAGAGCCAGCATgtactccacctcctctcctgtctgcagGGGCACAGGCTGGACTGGCATGGGCTGAGGTTAGGGAGGGGGAACAGATCAAGAGGCTGGGTTGTTATAGCGCCACAACACTAGCACTAAGTAAAGACATTACTACATTTAAATTACTATACAGTATTTCAAAATACTGCAACCCAGTTAGAGTATGGTAGGCAATATTGTGTGTCTAAACCAGTCAGTGTCCATACAAATTATATTGTACCTCtgagagaaaaacaaaacatgtatCCATTACATTACTAGTAATATTAGATAACTGTAAATATTTTAATTTTGTGACAAGAGCACTATAAGCAACAGCGGCAAGGTAAGTCTAGGCTATGTTACAAGCCCTGACTCCATGTGCACACTCACAGGGAAGAGGGGTGAGGGCTTAAAGGTGGTGGGGGGCAGGCTGTCTCCCCTTCCTATGCCCAAATCCTCCAGGTTGAAGGTCATCTGACCCCTTCCACGACCCCTGCCTCTTCCAGCCATGGTGATGAGTCTGTAGCTAAATGCATGAAAGAAAACTGATATAGACGTAGCCTAACAAACACAAATGCACATAGCAGCCAGTATCGTGGATATCTAACTAGCATTTGAGACAGGGCTCCCAACACTTGGGCCCCAATTTACCTTTGTTTATAGATTGCTAGTAACTAGTCAGGTAGCTAGCACTCAATAACCACATGGGAGTCCATACAGAATAGGAAAGCTAGTTACAGTAGCTATTGCATTTCACCCTTGCCCTATTGACTGCTGTATGGGCCTGAGTTCTCGATAATTAATTTCACACATGATTACATCACATTTTTTTAGCAGGCAAAATATCTAGCTAGCTCGCCATGATATTTTAACTACCATCCAGTGACCTCTACAGTGCAGCATTGTGGTTGTtgtatagccagctagctaacattagtattGGCTGGCATTCAAGCTAGCTATCTATATTTCGCCGCTAAGGATCATTCTGGCATGGTATTGTTTCCACTTAACGTTACCTAAATGGTTTGATAGCGATGAAGCTAACGATTAAGCTTGCAGGTTGAGCCTTTTAATAAACTGCAGGCTATAATACATATGCTGCTTTTCCTCTTGACACATATAGCTTATACTGTAGAACATCCAACATTTTAGGAATAAATCCACACGTGCAGACTGCCGGATGTTTTCAACTGGAGTAAACGTGTGTTCCGTCGGCCTTGAATGTCTCATGAAACATATTCTGTGAGGAATTGTTCCGCCCTACTGTTAAGTACTGATATGGAATGATCGTTTCCAATTCAATCTACCATGATACAATTTCCCCTCAAAAATGTGTTAGTGTTTTTGAGCAGTTGTGGTGAGCTATATCATAGAAAAAAATGTAGTAATTGTTCATTAATTAATTCTTCTGTCTGGGCAATAAGAAAAAACAGCTCACAAGACATTGATGCTCTTCTCATTCGCCCCAAAATAGCTCGGCCAGTGCTGCCACCTGATGGCGCTATTATTCCTAGCATCTTTTGTTATTTGCCAATGTTACGTACAATGATTTATGATTGTTTGAGAAAATGAGGGTGTGGTGTTTAGTTCGGAGTGAATTTTAGATTTGCCGGTTAGCTTTGTGCTTGTTATGCTGAAAAGGTTAGACTCTTAAATGGTATGCAATGCCAAATAATTACTTTACATTTCACATCTCCCCTTATAGTGACTTCACAGGAAATACTGGGGTTATTTCCTTTAACAGAGCACAAGTCACACTACAGAAGTAAATCGTTCCATCCTTTATTAAACATAGCTTGCAAGAGATAAATATTACAAAGTTATTTCCTCCAAAATTAGCTTATTTTTTTTCAGTCAATGCATAATCATTATTAACCAACTGGCAGTTTTCAAACAGCATCAAtattctttcatttttttttttttttttttgaagacAGTTAAATATCAAGTATGTGCAAAAGGTCAGGATTTACATTTGaaatcaaaataaaacaaaagggCTTTTTTTATAGGATCAAAATTCATTTTAATATTTTCACCCATTCCCCAATGTCCATTCAATTGATACAGATTGAGTCATTATCAATGTCATTTTTTTctcacaaatgtaatatacaacATCAACATTATGCAATGTTCAAACTGAGGAATTGCAGTTCATTTTATATGTATAAAAAGAAAAGCTTTCAGCATATTCACATCAAATTTAGAAAATGATTTGCAATaaatccctcctccctccccttcaaAAAGTTACCTGTATTTCCAACAATAACTAAAATGCCAAGAGTAAATGAAATTATAccaataaaataatacatttgtgTAGCCAGGAAATGTGATCAGTCCTCCATCAGAATGACATCACGATTAGTAAACCCCATAACTAACACTGTCCTGATGGGCAGCTTTATCTGCCTTAAAAGGTTTTAGACACAACCCCATTATTATTTAACTCACTTATATGGCAGTCAATATAGTATTGTCAGTTTGATAACTCCATGAAAATTCCCCAAAACAGATGTTGACCAGAACAAAATGGTGACGAGGGCAATATTTCACTCATCTCCAAAAGCTCCTAGCACACTAGATTAAAAACAAATACTTGTAATTTTGTAAAACTTTTTTTAGACAACTTATGGAAAGCATGAGCATTACAAAATGTCACATTTTCATATTCATAGAAATATGGAAGAAAGCAAAGGAAATGTAATTTTTTAAACTTGTCATTTCAGACATGGGTAGCCCTGTAGTTCAGTACAGAAATTGAAATcaacaaaaacacagagagatctGTGGATTTGATGACTATCCCGGTGGTAGTACTGTCCGTCAGCGCTTTGACCCATGCCACGTCCTCACAAATGAAGTCTGCATGAGCTCAACCAAAGTAAGAAATACACTGAACAGCGTTGAGTTTCTAATAGAACATACAACAAACATACGTGAACTTGACATTCTTCACGCTCAAAGCCTGTGGAATGGATCTAACTCCGTCAGAACAATGACCACTTTTCCGGCAAACACTACTCACTACAA
This genomic interval from Oncorhynchus clarkii lewisi isolate Uvic-CL-2024 chromosome 18, UVic_Ocla_1.0, whole genome shotgun sequence contains the following:
- the LOC139373540 gene encoding DNA-directed RNA polymerase III subunit RPC7-like; the encoded protein is MAGRGRGRGRGQMTFNLEDLGIGRGDSLPPTTFKPSPLFPPMPVQPVPLQTGEEVEYMLALKQELRAANKTLPFYIRRAAPKRDVDRYSDKYQSGEPKDSAIEWSPDWSRLPKELCIKVRKPLAKRHPPQVKQPKKPLVGKEEILTKLETLEKNEEAVNSEEEEDGEKKKTNEEEEQPEEEDYEEDFEEDTDYIMSYFDNGEEFGGDSDDNMDEATY